Proteins from a genomic interval of Pecten maximus chromosome 13, xPecMax1.1, whole genome shotgun sequence:
- the LOC117340165 gene encoding LOW QUALITY PROTEIN: IgGFc-binding protein-like (The sequence of the model RefSeq protein was modified relative to this genomic sequence to represent the inferred CDS: deleted 2 bases in 1 codon), which translates to MDFLIDTWSFPVLFLTLVLRLQYTAAIRCLSCNDVIQPRHCSTFEQCPDGDSCVTESYQNMNGETLYNVGCMSLQRCLLTNSANYTRSNYLLRVQIVGTHVDHLCTECCHGDLCNAAGCGSQGFPQHRGPICLNCRQSRDPSYCDRLSVCLQGEVCHVEQINEFGDIFYQTSCLRETSHLCTSHPIYNPVEIGKRTVRRGNCLLCCREDFCNTKCHPSTSTVQPTTTTLTTATATHQSFKGTDFFLMFIENFKFSPPGFTLRAIVTFLETNANIQVTTTYNSTSFSASGPTKNIDINANMTIREKGKSSKGIILTFNTAVSVIAFNTFNDESSSMYLALPMEALGVSYIVGTYKPNTIDFPEIGQSFAVGAPYDNTVVNITLSTRRDRSWSVSQRDGKTITVVLDKLDTFYIETNTSDGDLTGTRIVSDKPVAVVSGNQCSDGPTGCNHIAEYLPPVSKWGSKFIVPPIRGSVRGVIRIIPSVNNTNITVLGKTLNKTYTLSNRYFIDIDTNSSSSYAIYADSPVLVFLIIVQDKTSMTLVPSTNQFSNIPVLISLPINTTRRYDNYIVVSIRSKDVSGLTLRDAYGAELARLGSVPSLDVSGEEYTFIAARCNNNQTCSVRHADKTVTFSVIVYGFSTYAEYAYPANLRL; encoded by the exons ATGGACTTCTTGATAG acACTTGGTCCTTTCCGGTCCTCTTCCTGACGTTGGTGCTCAGGCTGCAAT ATACTGCCGCCATACGATGTTTGAGTTGTAATGATGTCATCCAACCACGTCATTGCTCCACTTTTGAACAGTGCCCAGATGGCGAT TCTTGTGTGACGGAATCTTACCAAAACATGAATGGAGAAACTTTGTATAATGTTGGCTGCATGTCCTTACAG AGGTGCTTGTTGACTAACTCTGCCAACTATACCCGCTCAAATTACCTACTTCGGGTACAAATCGTCGGGACACACGTGGATCATTTATGTACAGAGTGTTGTCACGGAGACCTGTGCAACGCCGCCGGATGTGGTTCGCAAG gatTTCCGCAACACAGAGGACCGATTTGTTTAAACTGCCGACAGTCACGTGACCCATCTTATTGTGACAGACTATCAGTGTGTCTCCAAGGAGAG GTTTGTCACGTAGAACAAATCAACGAATTTGGCGATATATTCTACCAGACCAGTTGTTTACGGGAAACT AGTCACCTATGTACGTCTCATCCAATATATAACCCAGTGGAGATTGGGAAACGAACTGTTCGACGTGGAAATTGCTTGCTCTGCTGTCGGGAGGACTTCTGTAACACTAAAT GTCACCCTTCTACATCGACTGTACAACCAACGACGACAACACTGACTACTGCGACCGCGACGCATCAGa GTTTCAAGGGAACAGATTTTTTCTTGATGTTCATCGAAAACTTCAAATTTAGTCCACCTGGTTTCACTCTGAGAGCAATAGTAACATTTTTGGAGACAAATGCTAATATCCAGGTGACCACAACATATAATTCAACATCATTCTCCGCCTCAGGTCCAACgaaaaatattgacataaatGCAAATATGACAATTCGAGAGAAGGGAAAGTCGAGCAAGGGGATTATTTTGACTTTCAACACTGCTGTGTCGGTCATTGCATTCAATACTTTTAACGATGAATCTTCATCGATGTACCTTGCATTGCCGATGGAGGCACTTGGTGTTTCTTATATTGTAGGAACATATAAACCTAACACGATAGACTTCCCAGAAATTGGACAATCTTTTGCTGTCGGAGCACCATATGACAACACAGtggtcaatattacactgagtACA CGCCGTGACCGTTCCTGGTCAGTATCACAGAGAGATGGGAAAACAATTACTGTCGTTCTGGACAAACTGGACACGTTCTATATTGAAACAAATACCTCTGATGGCGACCTGACGGGAACGCGTATAGTTAGTGATAAACCCGTGGCGGTAGTATCTGGTAATCAATGTAGTGACGGACCAACAGGATGCAATCATATCGCGGAGTACCTACCTCCGGTCTCAAAATGGGGGTCAAAGTTCATTGTTCCGCCTATTAGAGGAAGTGTCCGTGGTGTGATCAGAATTATACCTTCggtaaataatacaaatattactgTTTTGGGTAAAACCTTgaacaaaacatatacattatcaaaTCGATATTTCATAGATATTGACACCAATTCATCGTCGTCGTATGCAATATATGCAGATAGCCCGGTACTGGTTTTCCTGATAATTGTACAGGATAAAACATCAATGACGTTGGTGCCATCAACTAACCAGTTCTCAAATATACCTGTGTTGATCTCACTACCTATAAATACAACGAGGAGGTACGATAACTACATTGTCGTAAGTATTCGATCTAAGGACGTTTCCGGTCTAACGCTCCGCGATGCTTACGGGGCTGAACTGGCCCGTTTAGGATCAGTTCCCTCCCTTGATGTTTCGGGAGAAGAGTACACCTTCATAGCAGCCAGGTGTAACAACAACCAAACATGTTCTGTCCGACATGCTGACAAAACTGTGACGTTCAGTGTTATTGTTTATGGGTTCAGTACGTATGCTGAATATGCATATCCTGCAAACCTAAGGTTGTAA